Proteins found in one Gadus macrocephalus chromosome 23, ASM3116895v1 genomic segment:
- the LOC132452754 gene encoding tripartite motif-containing protein 16-like — translation MLCVCVCVCVCVCVCVCVCVCVCVCVCVCVCVCVCRLSGCLVTQEGFASLASALSSNPSHLRELDLSYNHPGDSGAALLSAGLEDPPWRLDTLSVEHSGVWRLKPALKKYACELTLDPNTAHRRLSLSEDSRKVTRVEEAQSCPDHPERFDVQHQVLCREGLTGRCYWEVEWGRRVHIGVAYRGMTRRGAGDDSQLGWNNKSWSLVCDDDNDDVYSADHNGSMRAIRLPPPRSNRVGVYLDRPAGSLSFYRVSPGGGGSSDTLTHIHTFQASFTQEVLLHGVGLRKPGSSVSLGVSIVDTQAHTKTHGTHMCVPWVFVCAMGLCVSLRVLARTCRQS, via the exons atgttgtgtgtgtgtgtgtgtgtgtgtgtgtgtgtgtgtgtgtgtgtgtgtgtgtgtgtgtgtgtgtgtgtgtgtgtgtgtgtgtgtgtgtgtgtgtgtgtgtgtaggttgtctggctgcctggtcacacaggaaggctttGCTTCTCTGGCTTCAGccctgagctccaacccctcccatctgagagagctggacctgagctacaatcacccaggagactcaggTGCTgccctgctctctgctggactggaggatccaccctggagactggacactctcag tgtggagcacagTGGAGTGTGGAGactgaaaccagctctaaagaagt atgcctgtgaactcacactggacccaaacacagcccacagacgactctctctgtctgaggacagcaGGAAGGTGACGCGGGTTGAAGAGGCCCAGTCGTgtccggatcacccagagaggTTTGACGTCCAGCaccaggtgttgtgtagagagggtctgactggccgctgctactgggaggtagagtggggaaGACGGGTTCATATAGGAGTGGCATACAGAGGAATGACAAGGAGAGGAGCGGGTGATGACAGCCAGCTTGGatggaacaacaagtcctggagtcttgTTTGTGATGACGACAATGATGATGTCTACAGTGCCGATCACAACGGTAGTATGAGAGCcatacgtctccccccccctcgctctaacagagtaggagtgtatctggaccggcctgctggctctctgtctttctACAGAGTGtctccaggtggaggagggtcctcagacacactgacacacatccacaccttccaggcctccttcacccaggaggtccTCCTCCATGGGGTTGGGTTACGTAAGCctggttcctcagtgtctctgggaGTGTCCATTGtagatacacaagcacacacaaagacccatggcacgcacatgtgcgtgccatgggtctttgtgtgtgccatgggtctttgtgtgtctttgcgtgtgctTGCACGCACATGTAGACAGtcataa